One stretch of Brachyhypopomus gauderio isolate BG-103 chromosome 8, BGAUD_0.2, whole genome shotgun sequence DNA includes these proteins:
- the pa2g4a gene encoding proliferation-associated protein 2G4a gives MSDDEQQEQTIAEDLVVTKYKMGGDIANQALRVVVEAAKPGVSVLSLCERGDSYIMTETGKVFKKEKDMKKGIAFPTSVSVNNCVCHFSPLKSDPDYTLKDGDLVKIDLGVHVDGFISNIAHSFVVGTSKEAPVTGRKADVIKAAYLCAEAALRLVKPGNQNTQVTEAWNKIAQSFKCSPIEGMLSHQLKQHVIDGEKTIIQNPTDQQKKDHEKAEFEVHEVYAVDVLISTGEGKARDGGQRTTIYKRDPSKQYGLKMKTSRMFFSEVERRFDTMPFTLRAFEDEGKARLGVVECAKHELLQPFSVLHEKEGEYVAQFKFTVLLMANGPLKITSGPFEPELYRSEHDVQDPELKSLIQSSASRKAQKKKKKKASKTAENASGPRVENETAAE, from the exons ATGTCCGACGACGAACAGCAGGAGCAGACCATCGCCGAGGACCTGGTCGTGACCAAGTACAAGATGGGCGGCGACATTGCCAACC AGGcgctgagggtggtggtggaggcggCCAAGCCGGGTGTGTCCGTCCTCagtctgtgtgagagaggagattCTTACATTATGACAGAAACCGGGAAGGTCTtcaagaaagagaaagacatgAAGAAAG GCATTGCGTTCCCCACCAGCGTGTCGGTCAATAACTGTGTATGCCACTTCTCTCCCTTGAAGAGTGACCCTGACTACACACTTAAAGATGGCGACTTGGTCAAAAT TGATCTGGGAGTTCATGTCGATGGCTTTATCTCCAACATAGCCCATAGCTTTGTTGTTGGGACCAGTAAG GAAGCACCTGTGACAGGCAGGAAAGCCGATGTCATCAAAGCCGCGTATTTGTGTGCAGAGGCAGCACTCCGTCTTGTAAAACCTGGCAACCAA AACACACAGGTGACGGAGGCGTGGAATAAGATTGctcagtcttttaaatgcagtCCGATTGAGG GTATGTTGTCACATCAATTGAAGCAACATGTTATTGATGGAGAGAAGACCATCATTCAAAATCCCACAGACCAGCAAAA GAAAGACCACGAGAAGGCAGAATTTGAGGTCCATGAGGTGTATGCTGTGGATGTATTGATCAGTACAGGAGAAGGAAAG GCGAGAGACGGCGGCCAAAGGACCACCATCTACAAGCGAGACCCAAGTAAACAGTACGGGCTGAAGATGAAGACCTCCAGAATGTTCTTCAGCGAGGTGGAGAGACGCTTTGACACCATGCCTTTCACTCTTAG GGCGTTTGAAGATGAAGGGAAGGCCCGTCTAGGAGTGGTTGAGTGTGCCAAACACGAGCTGCTTCAGCCATTCAGCGTGCTGCATGAGAAGGAGG GAGAGTATGTGGCTCAGTTTAAGTTCACAGTGCTGCTGATGGCCAACGGGCCTTTGAAAATCACCAGTGGGCCGTTTGAGCCAGAACTTTACAGATCCGAGCACGACGTTCAGGATCCTGAGCTAAAG TCTCTGATCCAGAGCTCTGCAAGTCGTAAAgcacagaagaagaagaaaaagaag GCTTCCAAGACTGCAGAAAATGCTTCAGGACCTCGAGTAGAGAATGAAACTGCAGCAGAATAG